The Sphingomonas sinipercae genome contains a region encoding:
- a CDS encoding HpcH/HpaI aldolase/citrate lyase family protein, protein MNSELFDVRSVLFLPASNPRAIEKARAAGADMVILDLEDSVRSEDKAFARQAAVSGAAQDWPCLVAIRVNAVGSEWHRDDLKAVGRSLADFVVLPRAVQPDDARSVAAATGKPVLAMIETAAGVLASADIATECAALIAGTNDLAADLRLPAGAGRGPMQTALQTIVLAARSRGVACFDGVFNRLEDLAGFAAEAAESRQLGFDGKSLIHPNQVAPCHRAFAPAQAELDRAQRLIEAFGGGAGRFEGEMIERMHVETARRLIARAGA, encoded by the coding sequence GTGAATAGTGAACTGTTCGACGTACGATCGGTCCTGTTCCTGCCGGCGAGCAACCCGCGCGCCATCGAAAAGGCGCGCGCCGCAGGCGCGGACATGGTGATCCTCGACCTTGAGGACTCCGTCCGGTCCGAGGACAAGGCGTTTGCCCGTCAGGCCGCCGTGTCGGGCGCTGCGCAGGATTGGCCTTGCCTGGTCGCAATCCGCGTCAACGCGGTGGGCAGCGAATGGCACCGGGACGATCTTAAAGCCGTCGGCCGCTCGCTGGCCGACTTCGTAGTGTTGCCGCGCGCGGTTCAGCCGGACGATGCGCGAAGCGTCGCCGCCGCCACCGGCAAGCCCGTCTTGGCGATGATCGAAACCGCCGCCGGAGTCCTGGCTTCGGCGGACATCGCCACCGAATGTGCAGCACTGATTGCCGGCACCAACGATCTCGCCGCCGATCTGCGTTTGCCCGCGGGCGCAGGGCGAGGCCCGATGCAGACGGCGCTGCAGACCATCGTCCTTGCCGCTCGGAGCAGGGGCGTCGCCTGCTTCGACGGAGTCTTCAACCGACTGGAAGACTTGGCGGGCTTTGCCGCCGAAGCTGCGGAAAGCCGGCAGCTTGGCTTCGATGGGAAGTCCCTGATCCACCCGAACCAGGTGGCGCCGTGCCACCGCGCCTTCGCGCCCGCGCAAGCTGAACTTGACCGCGCCCAGCGCCTCATCGAGGCGTTCGGTGGGGGCGCCGGACGGTTCGAAGGCGAGATGATCGAGCGTATGCACGTCGAAACCGCCCGCCGGCTGATCGCCCGCGCGGGCGCTTAG
- a CDS encoding NUDIX domain-containing protein → MADLTTKAVRIAATAAHKLLKAFWFIRRPRTFGAHAIALTPGNRLILVRLRYAPGWRVPGGGRSEHEAPVEAALRELREEIGMTAHGEAKLARDFQEPTDFKRDTASLVIVRDVEYRPKSWNWEVEAVTETSLDALPQPMSEISARWIEAMRPLL, encoded by the coding sequence GTGGCCGATCTGACGACGAAGGCGGTGCGGATTGCCGCGACCGCCGCGCATAAGCTGCTCAAGGCATTCTGGTTCATTCGCAGGCCGCGGACGTTCGGCGCGCACGCGATCGCGCTGACGCCGGGCAACCGGCTGATCCTGGTGCGGCTCCGCTACGCGCCGGGCTGGCGGGTGCCGGGCGGCGGCAGGTCGGAGCATGAGGCGCCGGTGGAAGCCGCCTTGCGCGAATTGCGCGAGGAAATCGGCATGACTGCGCATGGCGAAGCAAAACTGGCGCGGGACTTTCAGGAACCGACCGATTTCAAGCGCGACACCGCCTCCCTCGTTATCGTCCGTGACGTCGAATACCGGCCGAAATCCTGGAATTGGGAGGTCGAGGCGGTAACCGAGACCTCGCTCGACGCGCTGCCGCAACCGATGTCGGAGATCAGTGCCCGTTGGATAGAAGCGATGCGTCCGCTGCTTTGA